TTGGGGCTGCGGCCACGGTCTGTGGTTCGGCCGTTGGAAGACACTCTCGCGCTACTGACTCGCGCCGGCTTCTCCGGAGTTGACGCGCTGCACATCTATCGCGCGCTGTTCGGGTTCCTCTACGGACACATCCTCAACGAGTTGCAGGAAATCGTGGAGAAGCCCGAAGAGACCGACGAAGTGCTGCGCCTGGGTCTGCACCGGCTGCCGATCGGCGAATTCCCCCTGCTCCGCGAACTCGCACCGGTGCTGGCCGACTACGACGGCGTCGCCGAACTGGAACGCGGTCTCGACATCCTGCTCACCGGATTCGCCTCCACACTGCTCGGCCGCCGCTGATGACCGTACCGGCTCAGCGTGCTCCGGCTCCGCCTTCGGAATCCCAACGCTGTTGTGCGCCAAAGGTTTCGATGTCGTCGACTCCCAGCGGATCGCCGATGGTCGGTGCGCCGTGTGGGTCGGCCATATCCATCATGCTCGTGCGCGCAGAGTCGGCATCGGTGCGCGGGCGACTCACCAGCAAGGTAATTCTGGTGCCGCCGACCCCGAGGATGTCGAGGGTGCGGGACGGCTTGTGCCGGTAGCCGTCGAGTCGCACCCGACGTCCGGCATTCTGGAGTTTCCTTGGCGCGGTGTCCCATTCGTCGAGGTGGTAGACCACCCGATGGATGGGACCGAGTCGATTCCCGAGCGCTGCGAGCAGGCCCGGCAGCTCGGCGCTCAGGTCATGGCTGTACGGCCACCAAGTCCCGTCGGTGGACGTGTTTCCGATCGTTCTGGGCGCGAGCAGCAGAGTCGGCCGCCGTATGGGCGCCGGTCGCCGACCGGCATCGGTTGCGGTCTGCTGTGGCGTCATGGTCGCCGCTCCCGTCTCGGCCGCATAACGGCCGGTGTCATGGTCTTGCCGAGTCCGGCGATCAGGATGTCGAGGCCGCGTTCCAGTTCGGCGGCGCCGTCGTAGGCGGCCAGCGCCGGTGCCAGGTCGCGCAGCAGGGGGAATTCGGCGATCGGCAGCCGGTGTAGTCCCAGACGCAGCAGGTCGGTTGCTTCTTCTGGGCATTCGACGATTTCCTGCAACTCGTTGAGGATGTGTCCGTAGAGGAATCCGAACAGAGCCCGGTAGATATGCAGGGCGTCGGCGTTGTCGAAGTCGGCGTGGGTGAGCAGATCCAGGATGTGTTCCAGTGGTCTCAGGGTGCCCAGCGGCCGCAATCCGAGCGGGGTGGCGAGCGGGTGGGTGACCAGCAGCGGCACCATGTTCGGGTGGGCCACTGCCAGCTTGCGGAAGTCGCGCGCGACGATCCGTAGTTGGTGGCGCCAGTCGGGATCGGTGGTGTCGACCGTCAGTTGCGCGAGCACGATCTCGGCGACTCCATCGAGGAGTGCGGCCTTGTTGGCGGCGTGCCGGTAGAGCGCCATCGGGTCACGACCGAGCTCCTGGCCCAGACGTCGCATCGACAGTCGAGCGACACTGTCGCGGTCGATCATCTCGAGTGCGGCGGCCAGCATCGCGGCCCGCGTCAGAGGGGTGTTCCGGTTGCGCTCACGGTCGGCGCGATGGTCCGGAAGGTCTGTGTAGTCGGTTGGTCTGGCTCTGATTCGATCCATCGAATCCATCGCCTCACGAGTTCGGTGCAGCCTTTGTCAACAAGTCAACACTACACTGTAGACATACGATGTATCTAGGTCATATGCTGTGGCTATACCGCTTCGTTCCGGCAGATCAGTCGCAGGAACGCGCGGAGGTGGGATTACGCCGATGACCATCGAGAACAAGATCGCGCACTGGTTGCGGGCAGTGTGGGCGAGTGCGCAGAAGCTTCTTGCCAGAACCGACGAAGACAGCCGTCGCCGCACCGACAGTGGCGGCAGGCCGGCTCATGGCACCCTCGAGCAAGCCATAGGCAAGCTGCGAGGTGCGTTTCACCGCTGACCTGTCCCGACACGACCAGCGGCAGCGTCGCCGAATTCATCCGCCGGTCATTCGGCGAACACTCAGGAACTGGGGACATGAAGCATGGCAATCACGCAAGTCGCTGTGTACGCGCATTTGACCGCGGCCGATATCGAGGCGCTCGGGTGTGAGCTCGACGCGATTCGACAGGACATTCTGGATCAGCGCGGTGCGCGGGATGCGACGTACATCCGCCGCACGATCGCGTTTCAGCGGATACTCGACGCCGCCGCGAGGTCGACGATCTGTTTCGGTCGGACCAGGACCAGTTGGCTCCTGGGCACAGCGGGGTTGGCGACGGCGAAGAGCATCGAGAACATGGAACTCGGTCATAACGTCTGCCACGGCCAATGGGACTGGATGAACGATCCGGAAATCCACTCCAGCACGTGGGAGTGGGACATGGCGGGCTTGTCGTCGCAGTGGCGCTTTGCGCACAACTACCGCCACCATGTCTTCACGAACGTTCTCGGGATGGACGAGGACATCGGGTTCGGCGTCATACGCGTGACCCGTGACGAGCGATGGCGCCCAGCACACCTGCTGCAGCCGCTACAGAATCTGTTGCTGGCGGCCACCTTCGAGTGGGGTATCGCGCTGCACGACCTGTACTCCGAACGCGACCGTGCCGCGACACCCGCGCAGAAGTCCGCCCACATCAGGGCGTTGGTCAAGAAGATCGCGCGGCAGGCGGGCAAGGATTATGTGCTGTTCCCCGCGTTCAGCGGGCGACGCTGGCGGCGAACACTTGCCGCGGACGCGAGTGCCAACATCATGCGCAATCTGTGGGCGTATCTGGTGATCTTCTGCGGTCATTTCCCCGATGGCGCGGAGAAGTTCGCACCCACCGTCGTGGAGCACGAAACCAAACCCGAGTGGTACCTGCGGCAGATGCTGGGCACCGCGAATTTCTCCGCGGGTCCACTACTCGCCTTCCTCAGTGGGAACCTCTGCTACCAGATCGAGCACCACCTTTTCCCTGACCTACCCAGCAACCGCTACGCCGAGATCGCCGTTCGAGTGCGGGCACTGTGCGACAAATACGACCTGCCCTACACCTCCGGGTCTCTACTTCGCCAGTACCTGCTGACCCTGCGCACCATTCACAAACTGGCCCTTCCGGACAGTTTCCTGATCGCCACCTCCGACGACGCACCCGAGACCGCGTCGGAACGCAAGTTCGACGGCGTCGAAGCATCCGATACCGACCACCCACTCGGACGAAGCGGGTTGCGTACAGCGCTACGTCGGGCCGGCCGTAGCCGGTACGGTCGACATATCGGCGTCACCTCGCGCGCGCTCATGTCGCGTTATCGCCCGATCCGAATCGAGTCGGCCGATTCGGGGCCGAGACAGGGGCGCCGGCCATGAAGCAATCCAAGGCCCGCGCCGGAATTCGGTCGCACGGCGACCTCGCACCGCGAGTGCAGTTGAAGCCTCCGACATCGAAGACCGGCTACACAACGCCGAAGACCGGCTACGTTGACGGAGCGTGGTGGCCGCATAGTGATGTACTGGTGCGTGAACTTCCGGCGCTACTCGCGGTCCTGGCTGCCCGGATCGGCCCGGTCCATCATGTGGCGTACCCGCTCGGCGAATGGGCGGGAACGCCCAGCGAACTCGTCGTTGCCGGCCGGACGGTGCGATGTGCCGGATATCGATACGGGACTGCTCACACTGTCGAAATGCTCGGTGTGAAGGATTGCAGGCTGGTCCTGCTCGTGGTCCCGCCATACACCGACGCGCACGACGCGTTCGCGATGATGACGTCCGCGTCCGCCACGAATGACGAATCGGCAGTCGACGAACTGCTGATGATCGGCGTACGTGAGCGCAGCGACCGCGCCGAACGAGCCGCCGCCGAGCAACGTTGGGTTTCCGAAGGTGGCGCGGAGCATTGACCGTGAGATCGGTGTGCTGAGGCACGGGTCTCGTTGCCGCGCAGCACTGTCGGTCACCGCGGTATCAGTCGCGTCCGTTCGGCACCTTTGAGCAGGAATTCGCCGGGCCGTACGCCCTTGGCCCGAGCGAAGGCGACGCTGAGGGCGTAGCCGTCGCTGTAGCCGACTCGGCGCGCGATTGCGCCGAGGGTGTCGTCAGTACGAGACGCGGGTTGTCCGGATCTCGGAGATCGACATGCCCCGGCGGCGTCGGAACAGGCTGCGCAGGGTGCCTGCGTTGAGGTAGCCGACCCTGGCCGCGACCGCGTCCACGGTGAGGGAGGTGGTCCGCAGCAGGTGCATTGCCCGCTCCAGTCGGATGTCGTGCACGAATTCGCTGGGAGACATGCCGAGTTCGGCATGGGTGGCGCGCTGCAGGCTTCGTTCGGTGACACCGATCGCCTTGGCGGCGTGTGAAATCCGGAAGTTCTCGGTGAGATGGTCGCGAACCCACCGTTCGAACGCGGCGGTCATCGAATCTCCCCTGGCGACGACCTCCGGAATAATGAACTCGCGCTGCGGTCGCCCGGCGCCGACCGCCAGGTAGCGCATCGCGCGCTCGGCCAGCGCGGGGCTCCTCGCGGCGATCATCGACAGGGCTAGGTCCATGTGCGACAGCGAGGCGCCCGCGGTGATGACGTTACGGCCGCGGCACAGCGTCCGACTCTCGTTCAGCTCGACGAGGGGGTAGCGACGGCGAAAGGCTGGGCCGAGCCACCAACTCGTGGTCGCGGGTGAGCCGTCCAGCACTCCGGCCTCGGCCAGGAAGAACGTTCCGGTGCACGCGCCTGCGAGGTGCACACCCCGGTCCCGCGCCGCGATCAAGCGATCGAGTACGGGGCGACTGGCCCGCGCGGAGACGAGTTCGATCAGCGCCTCGGCGGCCAGCACGTTCACCGCGGGCACGATCATCAGATCGAACTCGTCGCCGAGTTCGTCGAGCGGAATCGTCGGCACGGTGTAGCCGTTGCCCGAGCGTATGTCGGTTTTGAACGACACGGTTCGGACCCGCCACGGCTGCGGCGGGTCGGCGAGTTCGGATCGCACGGCATTTGCGGTGTTGAAGGTCTCCAGGAGGGCGGCGAACCCGAAGTCGGCAACGCCGTCCACGACGAAGACAGCGACGTCCATGTCGGGAACAGTACCGAACATGTCGTTTGCGACACTCCGTTTTGGTTGGAATCTGTCCTACTGTCATCGGACGCGGCTCGCCACCGGCCCCGCGGGCCGGTGCGGCCGACTTGCCCACCGTACCTCTTCACCTGGGGAGCTTGCGTGACCATGATCGATACAACCGGCACTCACCACGTCCGGTTGACGGTGACCGACATCGCTCGATCCCGAGCGTTCTACGGGGATGTCCTCGGATTCCCGATCGCCGCCGAATCTCCGGGCAGCCCCGACGACCCGGTGGTGCGCAATGACCCTATGCAGCTGTTCGGCGGGGTGGTGTTCCAGGCCAACGGGATGTTGCTCGGCCTGCGCCCGGTGGCGCCCGCGACGGATCGTTTCGATGCCGACCGCGTCGGGCTCGACCATCTCAGCTTCACCGTTCCGTCCCGCGACGACCTGGTCGCGGCGGCCGCCCGTCTGGCCGCGGCCGGAATCGAACACGGCGAGATCACCGAAATGGCGGATTTCGGCATCGCGATCTTGGCGTTTTTCGATCCCGACGGCATCCATCTCGAACTCACCTCGCCACTGTGACGGCCCGTCACCGGATGGCGCAGGCCCAAGCATGAACTACCCGGAATAAACGTCCTGATGAAGGCCCTGACGACCGGCCGCGGAATCGGCGTGGTTGTGCCGAGGAGGTAGGCCGATGCTCGTCCAGCGTGCGCAAGAGGGAAAGGCGACCGGTTCGGCGTTGCCGAGCCCGAGCACCCTGCTGTGCGCGCTGGGCGGCCAGCATGTGGACGGACCGGTGAGCCGGTGGGCCCGTGAACTGACCGAGTTGCACGGGCGCAGCCGCCATCAGCGGCGGCCCGGTGTCGACATCGACAGCCGCCGCGCCGAATTGGTCGATCGGATCAATACGTGGGCGACGCTGCACCTGCCGTGCCCAGCGGTGGGCGCACGCCTGCACGACGCGAGCCTGGGCGAGGTGATCGATCGGATCGCGGCCGTGGCGGACCGGGCGTTCCATCTGCTGATGCACGAGGATCCAGGCGGCGACCAGATGCATGCGGAGTGGACCCGGCTGGCCGAACTGGAGATCGCCTACGGAGACTTGGTCGAACAGGTCGGGGACGGTCGCCGTTGTCTGCCGCCGGTTGCTGTCGGCGGCGTCGGCTGAGATCCTGCCGCCCGGCCCGCCGTGCGACATGCTCGCATCGTGCCATGTCCCTTCGGACCGGCGCGCGAGAGGGCGTAGGCTGGTCGCTCCGACTGACGGTGCGACTTCTGGGAGCGGTGCATGAGCAAGAGTGAGGGGACTCCTCCCGCTACGACGAGGACCGGGACGATCAGCGTGCAGGTGCCCGCGGAGTCGGAGCAGTTGGCGATGTTGCGTGCCTTGGCCGAAACCGTCACGCTCATGGCCGATTTCGGCATCGACGAGGTGACCGATATCCGACTTGCCCTGGACGAGGTCGCCAGTGCGCTGGTGTTGGACGCGGTAGAGGGGTCGGTGATCGACTGTGCGTTCTCTTTCGACGACGAAGCGGTGCAGGTGCGAGTCGCCTCGGTCGCGGTGTCGGACTCCAGTCCGGATGAGACCAGCTTCGGCTGGCATATCGTGGCGACGCTGACCGACTCGGTAGCCACGTCGCAGGATGTCTACGACGCCGCTGTAGGCGGCTACCCGACTGTCGTCGACTTCCGCTGGGTCCGCGGCGGCTCGAATGAGTAGCGAGCCGAATCCGGGTGCTTCCAGGCGGAAGCCGGGTAGGGGAGACAGCTACGACAACATCGAACCGCTGTTCGCGGAGCTGGCCGCGCTGGCCGCGGACGATCCGCGCCGGGAGACCGTGCGCGCGGAACTGATCGGCCGGTGTCTGCCGCTGGCCGAGCACATCGCACGGAAGTTCAGTGGTCGCGGGGAGAGCTTCGAGGATCTGCTGCAGATCGCGAGGGTGGGCATGCTCGCCGCGGTCGACCGGTTCGATCCTCAGCACGGCTCCACATTTCTGTCGTTCGCGGTGCCGACGATCATGGGCGAGGTCCGGCGGCATTTCCGCGACTACGCATGGTCGGTGCGAGTCCCGCGTCGGCTCAAGGAAATCCAGTCCACGATCGGTCCCACGGTGGAGATTCTGTCGCAGCGGCTCGGCCGCATGCCTCGGGCGCGGGAGATCGCCGACGAACTGGACGCCGATCTGAACGAGGTGACCCAGGCGCTCATCGCCCGCAACGCCTATCAAACCTCGTCGATCGACGCCGCGTCCGACACCGACGAGGCGGAGTCGGGCGGCTTCTCCCTGCTGGACACCCTCGGCGCCGAGGACCCCGACTTCGGCACCGTCGAGAACTATTTGGCGGTGAAACCGCTGCTCGCCGCGTTGCCGGAACGTGAGAAGCAGGTGCTCGTGATGCGCTTCTTCGATTCCATGTCCCAGGAGCAGATCGCCCAGCGGATCGGTTGTTCGCAGATGCAGGTGTCGCGCATTCTGTCCAAGACGTTGAAGTCGTTGCGCGAGCAGGCTTTACGAGACTGACACCCAGGCTGTCTCGGCCGGGGAGCTCGAGCCTCGTCGCCGCGCGGCCCCGCCGGCGCGTCGTGGACATCTGGTACAGCTGTACCAGCAGGTCGTAGCGATACATCGGCCTCGGATCGGTCGTGTTCGGCTCCGGCGTGGCTGGTCCTTCGGCGACATCGTGTCCTCTCGCACACGGGAGTCAGCAGGCGAGTGTCTCGATTGCTTGATATTTCGGAAGCTGAGAGGGTTGCCAGGTGAATGCTTGGGATCGGTACGCGTCGCTGGTGACCGCTCGCAAGTCCTGGGTACTGTTGCTGGTGATCGTCGCCGCGTCGCTGGGGCTGATCGGCGCCGTGGGGGAGAACGAAGCAGCCGGGCAGGCGCCCATGTCGCTGCCGACGTCGGCGCAGTCCGCGCGGGTCGAGCAGGCGCTGACCGAGTTTCCGGACGCGGGCTCGTACGCCGCGATCGTGGTCGTCACCCGCGCCGACGGCGGCGACCTGACCGATGACGACCGCGCCGCCGCGGCCGCGGCGACGGCCCGCGCCGCCGGGCAGCCGTCCGCGGGGCCCATCATCACCTCGCCGGATCGGAAAGCGGCGATCGGTCAGGTGCCGGTGTCTGCCGAGCTGACCGGATTCGCCCTGACCGACCGCGTCGATGACATCCGGGCTGCGTCGGCGGACGGGCTGCCCGACGGGCTGATCCTGCAGGTCACCGGCGGTCCCGCGTTCGGTGCCGATATCGCGGATTCGTTCTCCGGCGCCAACGTCCTCCTGCTGGCGGCGACCGCGGCCGTGGTCGCGGTGCTGCTGATCGCGACCTATCGTTCTCCAGTTCTGTGGGTGGTGCCGCTGGCCGTGGTCGGCGCGGCCGACCGGGTGGCCACCGGCGTCGGAACCGGCCTGGCCGACCTCACCGGACTGACCTTCGACGGCTCGACCGCCGGTATCACGAGCGTGCTGGTCTTCGGCGCGGGAACCAACTACGCGCTGCTGCTCGTGTCGCGCTATCGCGATGAGCTGCACCGGGAATCGGATCACCGGGCGGCGTTGCGGCAGGCGGTGCGCCGGGCCGGACCCGCGATTCTGGCGAGCAACGTGACGGTGGTCGCGGCGCTGCTCGTGCTGTTGCTCGCCGCACTGCCCAGCACGCGAAGCCTCGGGACCATGGCCTCGGCGGGCCTGCTCGTGGCCGTCGTGTTCGTCCTGCTGGCGCTGCCCGCTGCGCTCGCGCTGTGCGGGCGGAAGGTGTTCTGGCCGTTCGTGCCACGTGCGGACGACCGGGACACCATGAACGAGGGGATCTGGCACACGGTCGCGGCCGGGGTGGTGCGCAGGCCCGCGGTGGTCGCTGGGTGTGCGATGGCGGTGCTCGCCGTGTGTGCGGCAGGTTTGCTGACCGTGCAGATCGGACTTCCGCAGATCGAACAGTTCCGCGTCCGCGCCGAGTCCGTGGCGGGTTTCGACACGCTCGCGCAGCATTTCCCGCCCGGCGCGTCCGATCCGGCCATCGTGCTCGCCCGGAGTGGCTCGGCCGCGGGTGTCGAGGAAGCCTTCCATCGAACCGAGGGCGTGGTACAGATATGGCGGACAGGTACCTCGCCGACCGGGCTGACCCGGTGGGCGGTCGTGATCGATGCGCCACCGGCCTCCGCGCGGGCGCTCGACACGATCGAAGCGCTGCGTGCCTCGGTCGATGAGGTGCCGGGGGCCGACGCGCTTGTCGGCGGCACCGACGCGCAGGCGCTGGACATCCAATCCGCCGCCGGTCGGGACCGGATGGTGATCATTCCGCTGGTCCTCGTCGTAGTGCTCGTGGTGCTACTCGCGCTGCTGCGTGCGGTGCCAGGCGCACTGCTGCTGGTCGCGGTCACCGTGCTGAGTGCGCTGGCCGCGCTCGGTCTCGGCAGCTGGATCAGCGAGTACGTGTTCGGATTTTCCGCGCTGGACATCAGCGTTCCGCTGTTCGTGTTCCTGTTCCTGGTCGCACTCGGGGTCGACTACACGATCTTTCTGGTCACCAGGGCCCGCGAGGAGACCTTGTCGCACGGCACCACCCAGGGCATGGTCCGCGCGGTGTCGGCGACCGGCGCGGTGATCACCAGCGCAGGGATCGTGC
The DNA window shown above is from Nocardia sp. NBC_01730 and carries:
- a CDS encoding MMPL family transporter; this encodes MNAWDRYASLVTARKSWVLLLVIVAASLGLIGAVGENEAAGQAPMSLPTSAQSARVEQALTEFPDAGSYAAIVVVTRADGGDLTDDDRAAAAAATARAAGQPSAGPIITSPDRKAAIGQVPVSAELTGFALTDRVDDIRAASADGLPDGLILQVTGGPAFGADIADSFSGANVLLLAATAAVVAVLLIATYRSPVLWVVPLAVVGAADRVATGVGTGLADLTGLTFDGSTAGITSVLVFGAGTNYALLLVSRYRDELHRESDHRAALRQAVRRAGPAILASNVTVVAALLVLLLAALPSTRSLGTMASAGLLVAVVFVLLALPAALALCGRKVFWPFVPRADDRDTMNEGIWHTVAAGVVRRPAVVAGCAMAVLAVCAAGLLTVQIGLPQIEQFRVRAESVAGFDTLAQHFPPGASDPAIVLARSGSAAGVEEAFHRTEGVVQIWRTGTSPTGLTRWAVVIDAPPASARALDTIEALRASVDEVPGADALVGGTDAQALDIQSAAGRDRMVIIPLVLVVVLVVLLALLRAVPGALLLVAVTVLSALAALGLGSWISEYVFGFSALDISVPLFVFLFLVALGVDYTIFLVTRAREETLSHGTTQGMVRAVSATGAVITSAGIVLAAVFCVLGVLPLITLTQIGIVVGLGILLDTFVVRTVVIPALFSLIGRSVWWPSDLWRVEEDS
- a CDS encoding DUF5994 family protein is translated as MKQSKARAGIRSHGDLAPRVQLKPPTSKTGYTTPKTGYVDGAWWPHSDVLVRELPALLAVLAARIGPVHHVAYPLGEWAGTPSELVVAGRTVRCAGYRYGTAHTVEMLGVKDCRLVLLVVPPYTDAHDAFAMMTSASATNDESAVDELLMIGVRERSDRAERAAAEQRWVSEGGAEH
- a CDS encoding ATP-binding protein, whose amino-acid sequence is MSKSEGTPPATTRTGTISVQVPAESEQLAMLRALAETVTLMADFGIDEVTDIRLALDEVASALVLDAVEGSVIDCAFSFDDEAVQVRVASVAVSDSSPDETSFGWHIVATLTDSVATSQDVYDAAVGGYPTVVDFRWVRGGSNE
- a CDS encoding fatty acid desaturase family protein; the protein is MAITQVAVYAHLTAADIEALGCELDAIRQDILDQRGARDATYIRRTIAFQRILDAAARSTICFGRTRTSWLLGTAGLATAKSIENMELGHNVCHGQWDWMNDPEIHSSTWEWDMAGLSSQWRFAHNYRHHVFTNVLGMDEDIGFGVIRVTRDERWRPAHLLQPLQNLLLAATFEWGIALHDLYSERDRAATPAQKSAHIRALVKKIARQAGKDYVLFPAFSGRRWRRTLAADASANIMRNLWAYLVIFCGHFPDGAEKFAPTVVEHETKPEWYLRQMLGTANFSAGPLLAFLSGNLCYQIEHHLFPDLPSNRYAEIAVRVRALCDKYDLPYTSGSLLRQYLLTLRTIHKLALPDSFLIATSDDAPETASERKFDGVEASDTDHPLGRSGLRTALRRAGRSRYGRHIGVTSRALMSRYRPIRIESADSGPRQGRRP
- a CDS encoding VOC family protein; translation: MIDTTGTHHVRLTVTDIARSRAFYGDVLGFPIAAESPGSPDDPVVRNDPMQLFGGVVFQANGMLLGLRPVAPATDRFDADRVGLDHLSFTVPSRDDLVAAAARLAAAGIEHGEITEMADFGIAILAFFDPDGIHLELTSPL
- a CDS encoding GlxA family transcriptional regulator, whose amino-acid sequence is MDVAVFVVDGVADFGFAALLETFNTANAVRSELADPPQPWRVRTVSFKTDIRSGNGYTVPTIPLDELGDEFDLMIVPAVNVLAAEALIELVSARASRPVLDRLIAARDRGVHLAGACTGTFFLAEAGVLDGSPATTSWWLGPAFRRRYPLVELNESRTLCRGRNVITAGASLSHMDLALSMIAARSPALAERAMRYLAVGAGRPQREFIIPEVVARGDSMTAAFERWVRDHLTENFRISHAAKAIGVTERSLQRATHAELGMSPSEFVHDIRLERAMHLLRTTSLTVDAVAARVGYLNAGTLRSLFRRRRGMSISEIRTTRVSY
- a CDS encoding DUF5994 family protein — its product is MTPQQTATDAGRRPAPIRRPTLLLAPRTIGNTSTDGTWWPYSHDLSAELPGLLAALGNRLGPIHRVVYHLDEWDTAPRKLQNAGRRVRLDGYRHKPSRTLDILGVGGTRITLLVSRPRTDADSARTSMMDMADPHGAPTIGDPLGVDDIETFGAQQRWDSEGGAGAR
- a CDS encoding RNA polymerase sigma factor SigF, with translation MSSEPNPGASRRKPGRGDSYDNIEPLFAELAALAADDPRRETVRAELIGRCLPLAEHIARKFSGRGESFEDLLQIARVGMLAAVDRFDPQHGSTFLSFAVPTIMGEVRRHFRDYAWSVRVPRRLKEIQSTIGPTVEILSQRLGRMPRAREIADELDADLNEVTQALIARNAYQTSSIDAASDTDEAESGGFSLLDTLGAEDPDFGTVENYLAVKPLLAALPEREKQVLVMRFFDSMSQEQIAQRIGCSQMQVSRILSKTLKSLREQALRD
- a CDS encoding TetR/AcrR family transcriptional regulator C-terminal domain-containing protein, which encodes MLAAALEMIDRDSVARLSMRRLGQELGRDPMALYRHAANKAALLDGVAEIVLAQLTVDTTDPDWRHQLRIVARDFRKLAVAHPNMVPLLVTHPLATPLGLRPLGTLRPLEHILDLLTHADFDNADALHIYRALFGFLYGHILNELQEIVECPEEATDLLRLGLHRLPIAEFPLLRDLAPALAAYDGAAELERGLDILIAGLGKTMTPAVMRPRRERRP